In the genome of Tannockella kyphosi, one region contains:
- the folD gene encoding bifunctional methylenetetrahydrofolate dehydrogenase/methenyltetrahydrofolate cyclohydrolase FolD encodes MIIDGKFIGQEIKADLKNEISHIRETYTRVPKLVVILVGDNQASMTYVKNKEKGCQYVGMDSAIVRMDETTSESVLIEKIVELNNQEDVDGILVQLPLPKHINEDLVLEAIVPSKDVDGFHPDNVAKLFLGMDSLVPCTPKGMMVMLDTIGCDLTGKHVVVVGRSNIVGKPVAMLCLQKNATVTMAHSKTKNLKEVCKSADVLILAVGRAKMFNHEYVGQNAIVLDVGINRDENNKLCGDVDFDDVVDCCQAITPVPGGVGPMTITMLLKNTVEAFYSRNK; translated from the coding sequence ATGATTATTGATGGAAAGTTTATTGGCCAAGAGATTAAAGCTGATTTAAAGAACGAAATTTCTCACATAAGAGAAACATATACACGAGTACCTAAATTAGTAGTTATCCTTGTTGGTGATAACCAAGCAAGTATGACTTATGTTAAAAACAAGGAAAAAGGTTGTCAATATGTAGGAATGGATTCTGCTATTGTACGTATGGATGAAACAACTAGTGAAAGTGTATTAATAGAGAAAATAGTCGAATTAAATAATCAAGAGGATGTAGACGGGATTTTGGTACAGTTACCTTTACCAAAACATATAAATGAAGATTTAGTATTAGAAGCGATTGTTCCTTCTAAGGATGTAGATGGATTTCATCCAGATAATGTTGCTAAGTTATTTTTAGGAATGGATAGTTTAGTACCATGTACTCCTAAAGGAATGATGGTTATGTTAGATACAATAGGTTGTGATTTAACAGGAAAACATGTTGTAGTAGTAGGACGTAGTAATATAGTTGGGAAACCAGTAGCTATGTTATGTTTACAAAAAAATGCAACGGTAACAATGGCACATTCAAAAACAAAGAATTTAAAAGAAGTGTGCAAAAGTGCAGATGTTTTGATTCTTGCTGTTGGACGTGCAAAAATGTTTAATCATGAATATGTTGGTCAAAACGCTATTGTATTAGATGTTGGGATTAATCGTGATGAAAATAATAAATTATGTGGTGATGTAGATTTTGATGATGTAGTAGATTGTTGTCAGGCGATTACACCAGTTCCTGGTGGGGTTGGTCCAATGACGATTACGATGTTATTAAAGAATACCGTGGAAGCATTTTATTCTAGAAACAAGTAG
- a CDS encoding NAD(P)/FAD-dependent oxidoreductase produces MESNYDVIVVGAGPAGIMACYELFLKSPESKVLLIDKGLDVMYRTCPIKEKKITACPIIKNNEPGCLPACSITAGFGGAGAYSDGKFNITSEFGGWLTDYLDNQEVEDVISYVDELYLKHGATKKITDPTTNKIKEIEHRGYAVGLKLLRAKVRHLGTEENLRIMTEMSNELKEHIDMSFKTTVDELIVENNQLKGILLANGKEIFASSVILAPGRDGSAWLTKVLKKYNVELYNNQVDIGVRVETSNIVMEEINTHLYEGKFVYNTSVGTRVRTFCSNPSGHVVVENHSGTMLANGHAYHDPKLGSPNTNFALLVSHTFSEPFNEPNEFAHEVSRLANKLSNGSVIVQRYGDIKKGRRTTSKRLKEGYTIPTLSSAVPGDLGLVLPYNTMTSIVEMIEALDHVTPGIANEHTLLYGVEAKFYSARPKVREGFMSEIDNLYVAGDGAGLTRGLAQAGANGVLVARHIIENKKDK; encoded by the coding sequence ATGGAATCGAATTATGATGTTATTGTCGTAGGTGCAGGACCTGCCGGAATTATGGCTTGTTATGAGTTGTTTTTAAAAAGCCCAGAAAGTAAAGTATTGTTAATTGATAAAGGATTAGATGTAATGTATCGTACATGTCCTATTAAGGAAAAAAAGATTACTGCTTGTCCAATTATTAAAAATAATGAACCAGGATGTTTACCTGCTTGTTCTATTACTGCTGGATTTGGTGGTGCTGGGGCATACTCAGATGGAAAATTCAATATTACTAGTGAGTTCGGTGGTTGGTTAACGGACTATTTAGATAATCAAGAAGTAGAAGATGTAATTAGTTATGTAGATGAATTGTATTTAAAACACGGGGCTACTAAAAAGATTACAGATCCTACTACTAATAAAATAAAAGAAATTGAGCATAGAGGATATGCTGTTGGATTAAAGTTACTTCGTGCTAAAGTAAGACACTTAGGAACAGAAGAAAATTTACGTATTATGACTGAAATGTCAAATGAATTAAAAGAACATATTGATATGTCTTTTAAAACAACAGTAGATGAATTGATTGTTGAAAACAATCAATTAAAAGGTATTCTTTTAGCAAATGGAAAAGAGATATTTGCTAGTAGTGTAATATTAGCACCAGGAAGAGATGGTTCTGCATGGTTAACAAAAGTATTAAAGAAATACAATGTAGAATTATATAATAATCAAGTAGATATTGGTGTACGTGTAGAAACAAGTAATATTGTAATGGAAGAAATTAATACTCATTTATATGAAGGAAAATTTGTTTATAATACAAGTGTTGGAACAAGAGTTCGTACTTTCTGTTCAAATCCTTCTGGTCATGTTGTAGTTGAAAACCATTCAGGAACAATGCTTGCTAACGGACATGCTTATCATGATCCAAAATTAGGAAGTCCAAATACAAACTTTGCATTATTAGTATCTCATACTTTTAGTGAACCATTTAATGAACCAAATGAATTTGCACATGAAGTTAGTAGATTAGCTAATAAACTATCAAATGGTAGTGTAATTGTACAAAGATATGGAGATATTAAAAAAGGAAGACGTACTACTTCAAAAAGATTAAAAGAAGGGTATACAATACCTACATTAAGTTCTGCAGTACCAGGGGATTTAGGGTTAGTACTTCCTTATAATACAATGACTTCTATTGTAGAAATGATAGAAGCATTAGATCATGTAACACCAGGTATTGCAAATGAACATACTTTACTTTATGGAGTAGAAGCAAAATTCTATTCTGCTAGACCTAAGGTAAGGGAAGGGTTTATGAGTGAGATTGATAATTTATATGTAGCTGGAGATGGAGCAGGATTAACAAGAGGTTTGGCACAAGCTGGAGCGAATGGAGTTCTTGTTGCAAGACATATTATAGAAAATAAAAAAGACAAATAA
- a CDS encoding DUF951 domain-containing protein: MEYGLHDVVEMKKDHPCKKSKQWEIIRMGADIKVRCLGCDAIIMFTRRDFEKRLKKVVEKNAN; encoded by the coding sequence ATGGAATATGGATTACATGATGTCGTAGAGATGAAAAAAGATCATCCATGTAAAAAATCAAAACAATGGGAGATTATTCGTATGGGAGCGGATATTAAAGTACGTTGTTTAGGATGCGATGCTATCATTATGTTTACAAGAAGAGATTTTGAAAAAAGGTTAAAGAAAGTAGTAGAAAAAAATGCAAATTAG
- a CDS encoding SDR family NAD(P)-dependent oxidoreductase: MKKTTLLTGATDGIGLEAAKMFVQDGHILLLHGRNKEKLEKTKETLLSINKEAQIYLYQAYFSSLSQVKKMIEEIKENHTTIDVLINNAGIFVVKPEDSFTQDGLDIRFSVNTVAPYLITSGLLCLLWDDSRVVNLSSAAQAPLNYQALTNPNEISDSEAYAQSKLAITMMTMAMSEQYPNGPTFIAVNPKSFLGSKMVKEAYGQEGFDIQIGADIIYRASLSSEFQGASGKYYDNDYQMFDDPHRYAMNKENRLKLMEYLHQL, from the coding sequence ATGAAAAAGACTACATTGTTAACAGGAGCAACCGATGGAATTGGTTTAGAAGCTGCTAAAATGTTTGTACAAGATGGACATATCTTGTTATTACATGGTAGAAATAAAGAGAAATTAGAAAAAACAAAAGAAACATTATTATCAATAAATAAAGAGGCACAAATATATTTATATCAAGCATATTTTTCATCTTTATCACAAGTAAAAAAGATGATAGAAGAAATAAAAGAGAATCATACTACTATTGATGTGCTTATTAATAATGCTGGTATCTTTGTTGTAAAACCAGAAGATAGTTTTACACAAGATGGTTTAGATATCCGTTTTAGTGTGAATACAGTAGCACCATATTTAATAACTAGCGGGTTACTTTGTTTATTATGGGATGATAGTAGAGTCGTAAATTTATCTTCAGCCGCACAAGCTCCTCTAAATTATCAAGCACTGACGAACCCAAATGAGATTAGTGATAGTGAAGCATATGCTCAAAGTAAACTTGCAATTACTATGATGACAATGGCAATGAGCGAACAATATCCAAATGGACCTACATTTATTGCAGTAAATCCTAAGTCATTTCTAGGTAGTAAAATGGTAAAAGAAGCATATGGACAGGAAGGATTTGATATCCAAATAGGTGCGGATATTATTTATAGAGCTAGTTTGTCTAGTGAGTTCCAAGGTGCAAGTGGGAAATATTATGACAATGATTATCAGATGTTTGATGATCCTCATCGTTATGCAATGAATAAAGAAAATAGATTAAAATTGATGGAATATCTTCATCAGTTATAG
- a CDS encoding LCP family protein, translating into MKKLIKKITSMKVVLCLFLISASLFMYYVFSLQILNMEYNLAVGAVLVFILLISLLIYRSGLKRRPNKSSKRITIVKVMNLLLSVLLLFTSYYLYRGNQFIANVTGTSEELYIITVYALQGSALEEVDDLSDQITGVSYQYDTETITSAVIHFDEIVEDFDYVAYDDYISLTTALYSYDVDTIMIGEEHEQVIEEVYPDFLDETKVIATYELTRETTVTTIPVEVTEESFNVYITGIDSYGSIDTVSRSDVNIIATINPTTKQILLTSIPRDMQITLATSGQMDKLTHAAIYGEDESIATLENFLEIEINYYAKTNFTGIIDIIDALGGLEIDSPYGFTSADVTGNVVIEEGYNLLDGTETLAFVRERSALPSGDYDRARNQQLVIEALVDKVSSATVITEFSSILDAVEDSFKTDLSSNEIKALLNMQLSDMASWEIYSVQVLGDSYKTAYTYSMWGTEIYVTEPYEYTLSAIQELIDRVQNDELITEEDVEGLQ; encoded by the coding sequence ATGAAAAAACTAATAAAGAAAATAACATCAATGAAAGTAGTTCTTTGTCTATTTTTAATCTCAGCTAGTTTATTTATGTATTATGTATTTAGTCTACAAATATTAAATATGGAATATAACCTAGCAGTAGGTGCAGTCTTAGTTTTTATCCTTTTAATTAGTTTACTAATTTATCGTAGTGGTTTAAAAAGAAGGCCTAATAAAAGCTCAAAAAGAATAACGATTGTAAAAGTAATGAATTTATTATTAAGTGTTCTATTATTGTTTACTAGTTATTATTTATATAGAGGGAATCAGTTTATTGCGAATGTTACTGGAACAAGTGAAGAACTATATATTATTACTGTTTATGCTCTGCAAGGGAGTGCCCTTGAGGAAGTAGATGATTTATCTGATCAAATTACAGGAGTAAGTTATCAATATGATACAGAAACAATTACTAGTGCAGTTATTCATTTTGATGAAATAGTAGAAGATTTTGATTATGTTGCTTATGATGATTATATTTCTTTAACGACAGCATTGTATTCTTATGATGTGGATACAATCATGATTGGAGAAGAACATGAACAAGTAATTGAAGAAGTATATCCAGATTTCTTAGATGAAACCAAAGTAATTGCAACTTATGAACTAACAAGAGAAACAACAGTTACTACGATACCAGTAGAAGTAACAGAGGAATCTTTTAATGTTTATATTACAGGAATAGATTCTTATGGTTCTATTGATACAGTATCAAGAAGTGATGTAAATATCATTGCAACAATAAACCCAACAACCAAACAAATACTATTAACTAGTATTCCTCGTGATATGCAAATAACTCTTGCAACATCAGGACAAATGGATAAGTTAACACATGCAGCGATATATGGAGAAGATGAATCAATTGCTACATTAGAAAATTTCTTAGAAATAGAAATTAATTATTATGCGAAAACAAACTTTACGGGTATTATTGATATCATTGATGCTTTGGGTGGTTTAGAAATAGATTCTCCTTATGGATTTACGTCAGCTGATGTAACAGGAAATGTAGTGATTGAAGAAGGATATAATTTATTAGATGGTACAGAAACATTAGCGTTTGTTCGTGAACGTTCTGCATTACCTAGTGGAGATTATGATCGTGCTCGTAATCAACAACTAGTAATTGAAGCATTAGTAGATAAAGTATCTTCCGCAACAGTGATTACTGAATTTTCAAGTATTTTAGATGCAGTAGAAGATTCATTTAAAACAGATTTATCTAGTAATGAAATAAAAGCATTATTAAATATGCAATTAAGTGATATGGCGTCTTGGGAAATATATAGTGTTCAAGTATTAGGAGATAGCTATAAAACAGCATATACATACTCTATGTGGGGAACAGAAATTTATGTAACTGAACCATATGAATATACCTTATCAGCAATTCAAGAATTAATTGATCGTGTTCAAAATGATGAATTAATAACAGAAGAAGATGTAGAAGGTTTACAATAA
- the nfsB gene encoding oxygen-insensitive NAD(P)H nitroreductase, whose amino-acid sequence MDIIQTLQTRYSTKEFDASKKLTTIQLEQIEDILQLSPSSTNIQPWHFVVASSKEGKQRVAKSTEGFFAFNKEKILDAGAVIVFASKVELTQEYLLHVLDKEEQDGRFPQPEFKAQNHGGRSIFARMHQLDYKDFQHWADKQLYLNLGNFLLGVASLGLDAIAMEGVDLKALDEEFGLREKGYTSSFVVAVGYRKETDFNKDLPKSRLSKDEIMDRV is encoded by the coding sequence ATGGATATTATTCAAACACTACAAACACGTTATAGCACGAAAGAATTCGATGCTTCAAAAAAATTAACAACCATTCAATTAGAACAAATAGAAGACATACTACAATTATCACCTTCTTCAACTAACATACAACCATGGCATTTTGTGGTTGCATCATCAAAAGAAGGAAAACAAAGAGTAGCGAAATCAACAGAAGGATTCTTTGCATTTAATAAAGAGAAAATCTTAGATGCTGGAGCTGTCATCGTATTTGCATCAAAAGTAGAATTAACTCAAGAGTACCTATTACATGTATTAGATAAAGAAGAACAAGATGGAAGGTTCCCACAACCAGAATTTAAAGCACAAAATCATGGTGGAAGAAGTATATTTGCACGTATGCATCAATTAGATTATAAAGATTTCCAACATTGGGCAGATAAACAATTGTATCTTAACTTAGGAAACTTCTTACTAGGAGTTGCAAGTTTAGGACTAGATGCTATTGCAATGGAAGGGGTAGATTTAAAAGCATTAGATGAAGAATTTGGATTACGTGAAAAAGGATATACATCATCATTTGTAGTAGCTGTTGGATATCGCAAGGAAACAGATTTCAATAAAGATTTACCAAAATCTAGATTATCAAAAGATGAAATAATGGATCGTGTTTAA
- the ychF gene encoding redox-regulated ATPase YchF gives MALTAGIVGLPNVGKSTLFNAITNAQVEAANYPFATIDPNVGVVEVPDYRLEKLTEIVNPKKTVPTTFEFTDIAGLVKGASRGEGLGNKFLGNIRETDAICEVVRCFRDNDVTHVDGDVDPIRDIETINLELIFADLESVEKRIGRIGKKAQAGDKEAKLEVEILNKLKGTLESNQPARVIEFTKEELELVKQYTLLTMKPLIYVANLGEEDLEDPTSNPHFNKVVEFAANEGSDVVPICAKIESELVGLEKEEKDMFLQDLGIEESGLDKLIRKAYDLLGLCTYFTVGVQEVRAWTFKQGMLAPEMAGVIHSDFQKGFIKAETYSYDDIIALGSEGALKEAGKIRQEGKQYVGKDGDIMLFRFNV, from the coding sequence ATGGCATTAACAGCAGGAATTGTCGGCTTACCAAATGTAGGAAAATCTACTTTATTTAATGCAATAACAAATGCACAAGTAGAAGCAGCAAATTATCCATTTGCTACTATTGATCCAAATGTTGGAGTCGTAGAAGTACCAGATTATAGATTAGAAAAACTAACAGAAATTGTAAATCCGAAAAAAACAGTACCAACAACTTTTGAATTTACAGATATTGCTGGATTAGTAAAAGGAGCATCAAGAGGAGAAGGACTAGGAAATAAATTCTTAGGGAATATCCGTGAAACAGATGCAATTTGTGAAGTAGTAAGATGTTTTAGAGACAATGATGTAACACATGTAGATGGTGATGTGGATCCTATTCGTGATATTGAAACAATTAATTTAGAATTAATTTTTGCTGATTTAGAATCAGTAGAAAAAAGAATTGGTAGAATTGGTAAAAAAGCACAAGCTGGAGATAAAGAAGCGAAGTTAGAAGTAGAAATTTTAAATAAATTAAAAGGAACTTTAGAGTCTAATCAACCAGCAAGAGTGATTGAGTTTACAAAAGAAGAATTAGAACTTGTAAAACAATATACTTTATTAACAATGAAACCATTAATCTATGTAGCTAACTTAGGAGAAGAAGATTTAGAAGATCCAACTTCGAATCCTCATTTCAATAAAGTAGTTGAATTTGCTGCAAATGAAGGTAGTGATGTAGTACCTATTTGTGCAAAAATAGAAAGTGAATTAGTTGGATTAGAAAAAGAAGAGAAAGATATGTTCTTGCAAGACTTAGGGATTGAAGAAAGTGGTTTAGATAAACTAATTCGTAAAGCCTATGATTTACTTGGATTATGTACTTACTTTACAGTAGGAGTACAAGAAGTACGTGCTTGGACATTCAAACAAGGAATGCTTGCTCCAGAGATGGCAGGAGTAATTCATAGTGATTTCCAAAAAGGATTTATAAAAGCTGAAACATATAGTTATGATGATATTATTGCCCTTGGTAGTGAAGGGGCGTTAAAAGAAGCTGGAAAAATCAGACAAGAAGGGAAACAGTATGTAGGAAAAGATGGAGACATCATGCTGTTTAGGTTTAATGTGTAA
- a CDS encoding L-threonylcarbamoyladenylate synthase, with product MKTVLVDEKQINLIAHSLNEHQVIAFPTETVFGLGVKFDSLEGLKHIYEIKKREKNKAVTLMVATKEEIENYAYINEKAKKVIQAFMPGKITLVLKKKASVDDLYTSGLSSIGIRIPDDAFVFDLLKKVGPMWVTSANLSGQPDMIRAENVYDTFKNQVALVVKKDAGNDLASTVVDLQEDCKILRMGSIKEEEIMEVVT from the coding sequence ATGAAAACAGTCTTAGTAGATGAAAAACAAATAAATTTGATTGCTCATTCTTTGAATGAGCACCAAGTTATTGCTTTTCCTACCGAGACTGTTTTTGGTTTAGGAGTAAAGTTTGATTCTCTGGAAGGATTAAAGCATATTTATGAAATCAAAAAAAGAGAAAAGAATAAAGCAGTAACCCTGATGGTAGCTACAAAAGAAGAAATTGAAAACTATGCTTATATCAATGAAAAAGCTAAAAAAGTAATTCAAGCATTTATGCCTGGTAAAATTACATTGGTATTGAAAAAGAAAGCATCTGTTGATGATCTTTATACAAGTGGGCTATCGTCAATAGGGATACGTATTCCTGATGATGCTTTTGTTTTCGACCTATTAAAGAAAGTAGGACCAATGTGGGTTACGAGTGCAAATCTGTCGGGGCAGCCCGATATGATTAGGGCAGAGAATGTATATGATACATTTAAAAATCAAGTGGCTCTTGTTGTAAAGAAAGATGCTGGTAATGATTTAGCAAGTACGGTAGTAGATTTACAAGAAGATTGTAAAATATTACGGATGGGTAGTATAAAAGAAGAAGAGATTATGGAGGTAGTTACATGA
- a CDS encoding GNAT family N-acetyltransferase, with amino-acid sequence MQIRKIEKRDNEILELIIKQCLKEYDGQKEGCAFTDPCLANLYEEYLSSDGNYWVVEELGDVLGGCGIGPVPGKAGVCELQKMYLLPQARGTGIATKLLEVALTFAKVQYQTCYIETFSNMVEANAFYAKNGFTRLEQRLVDGPHFACDVWYIKELKNEA; translated from the coding sequence ATGCAAATTAGAAAAATTGAAAAAAGAGATAATGAAATATTAGAATTAATTATTAAACAATGTTTAAAAGAGTATGATGGACAAAAAGAAGGATGTGCTTTTACAGATCCTTGTTTAGCTAATTTATATGAAGAATATTTATCATCAGATGGTAACTATTGGGTAGTAGAAGAATTAGGTGATGTGTTAGGCGGATGTGGTATTGGACCAGTTCCTGGTAAAGCAGGAGTATGTGAGTTACAAAAAATGTATTTATTACCACAAGCAAGAGGAACAGGAATTGCTACAAAGTTATTAGAAGTAGCGTTAACTTTTGCAAAAGTACAATATCAAACATGTTATATTGAAACGTTTAGTAATATGGTAGAAGCCAATGCATTTTATGCAAAAAATGGATTTACTAGATTAGAACAACGTTTAGTAGACGGACCTCACTTTGCATGTGATGTTTGGTACATAAAAGAACTAAAAAACGAAGCTTAG
- the srtB gene encoding class B sortase: MKENIRKIILVISACVFLFSVGKLVLIYLEYKEIDDNAEAIRELATVEVENETDDQESFYMVDWDALIEVNSDVVGWIQIPDTNIDYPILLGETNDTYIRTDINMNYSTAGCIFMEMSNAGDFSDDNTILYGHNMANDSMFGDLQEYVQDSSFYEDHSLVYIYTPDGLVSSYRIVSVHYIDATSSLYATTINDEAGYRSLMTNSNKISSVLSDYDLDNVLMLSTCAPSSMGETTRVVVHAVLEQEGIDPLVDVTEE, from the coding sequence ATGAAAGAAAACATTAGAAAGATTATATTGGTTATTAGTGCTTGTGTATTTTTGTTTTCAGTAGGTAAGTTAGTACTTATTTATCTAGAATATAAAGAAATCGATGATAATGCAGAGGCAATTCGAGAGCTAGCAACAGTAGAAGTAGAAAATGAAACAGATGATCAAGAATCTTTCTATATGGTAGATTGGGACGCTTTGATAGAAGTGAATAGTGATGTTGTAGGATGGATTCAAATTCCAGATACAAATATTGATTATCCAATTCTTTTAGGTGAAACAAATGATACATATATTCGTACAGATATTAATATGAATTATTCAACAGCAGGATGTATTTTTATGGAAATGAGCAATGCTGGTGATTTTAGTGATGATAATACTATTTTATATGGACATAATATGGCCAATGATTCGATGTTTGGAGACTTGCAAGAATATGTACAAGATAGTAGTTTTTATGAGGATCATTCTTTAGTTTATATTTATACACCGGATGGCCTAGTAAGTAGCTATCGCATTGTATCGGTACATTATATTGATGCAACTAGTTCTTTATATGCAACTACTATTAATGATGAAGCAGGATATCGTAGTTTAATGACGAATAGTAATAAAATTTCATCTGTTCTTAGTGATTATGATTTAGATAATGTATTGATGTTATCTACTTGTGCTCCTTCTTCAATGGGAGAAACAACACGTGTAGTAGTACATGCAGTATTAGAACAAGAAGGAATAGATCCTTTAGTAGATGTGACAGAAGAGTAG
- a CDS encoding phosphatase PAP2 family protein, producing the protein MEKVYQQILIFQENRPKLKKIVLFICKYFPKLTALMYVILLIYLFSIHSTSLLECILKPVFVFISTGLFRKIYNRKRPYETLCITPLVMHKEGESFPSRHMASATIISLTIYSVSAIFSIPAFFITICIGLSRFMVGIHYPSDILAGALFSFIIYCI; encoded by the coding sequence ATGGAAAAAGTATATCAACAGATTCTTATTTTTCAAGAGAATCGTCCTAAATTAAAGAAAATTGTCCTATTTATTTGTAAATATTTTCCTAAGCTAACTGCCCTAATGTATGTTATCTTACTAATTTATCTATTCTCTATCCATTCTACTAGTCTATTAGAATGTATTCTAAAGCCTGTTTTCGTATTTATTAGTACTGGTTTATTTAGAAAAATATATAATCGTAAAAGACCTTATGAAACCTTATGCATTACCCCATTGGTAATGCATAAAGAAGGAGAATCTTTTCCTAGTCGTCATATGGCTAGTGCGACTATTATTAGTCTTACTATTTATAGTGTCTCTGCAATCTTTTCGATTCCTGCTTTTTTTATTACTATTTGTATTGGTCTTTCTAGATTCATGGTTGGTATCCATTATCCTAGTGATATTTTAGCAGGAGCCTTATTTTCTTTTATCATTTATTGTATTTAA
- a CDS encoding radical SAM protein, which translates to MHYTGQVYRHPIEADTPLLEVTAGCSHNKCSFCTMYRETPFRVSPWSHIEEDLLELKNSKQKVTRIFLVNGEPFILSTEKLMKIGELIHQYLPEVETITCYASIKSLLNKSLEDLIKLRELGYNDLHVGLESAYNPALNQMNKGFTTKQAYESLEKLKQANIDWDAIIMLGVAGKGNGKEHIEQTAKLLNKYPPYLLSIMTTSVSEGTPLERMRDKGEFIECTELEKIEEEILLLQLVECDNAYFFGGHNYNLIGINAPMSKKEEIIEYLEEQIKHMDHRLLDGILQRESI; encoded by the coding sequence ATGCACTACACAGGACAAGTTTATCGACATCCTATTGAAGCAGATACGCCTCTATTAGAAGTTACTGCCGGATGTTCTCACAACAAATGTTCTTTTTGTACCATGTATCGAGAAACTCCTTTTCGAGTTTCTCCATGGAGTCATATAGAGGAAGACTTGTTAGAATTAAAGAATTCGAAACAAAAAGTAACTAGAATATTTTTAGTAAATGGGGAACCATTTATTTTATCTACAGAAAAATTAATGAAGATTGGTGAATTGATTCACCAATACTTACCTGAAGTGGAAACGATTACTTGCTATGCTTCCATAAAAAGTTTATTAAATAAATCATTGGAAGACTTAATAAAATTACGTGAATTAGGATATAATGATTTACATGTTGGATTAGAATCAGCATATAATCCGGCATTAAACCAAATGAATAAAGGATTTACAACGAAACAGGCTTACGAATCTTTAGAGAAATTAAAACAAGCTAATATCGATTGGGATGCAATTATTATGTTAGGGGTAGCAGGAAAAGGAAATGGGAAGGAACATATAGAACAAACAGCAAAGTTACTAAATAAATATCCTCCCTACTTGTTATCAATTATGACAACTTCAGTAAGTGAGGGTACCCCCTTAGAAAGAATGCGTGATAAGGGTGAGTTTATAGAATGTACGGAATTGGAGAAAATAGAGGAAGAAATATTATTACTTCAACTAGTAGAATGTGATAATGCTTATTTTTTTGGAGGACATAATTATAATTTAATAGGTATTAATGCTCCTATGAGTAAAAAGGAAGAAATTATTGAATATCTTGAGGAACAAATCAAACATATGGATCATAGGTTATTAGATGGGATATTGCAAAGAGAAAGTATATAG
- a CDS encoding winged helix-turn-helix transcriptional regulator, whose product MDNEKVFNCNMELTLDIIGGKWKPILIFHIGNIGTVRYGELKRLVPGISERVLSRELRALENQNIINRKVYQEKILRVEYSLTSVGNEVLPVLNALTKWGDKYNKKYKYAKIICE is encoded by the coding sequence ATGGATAATGAAAAAGTATTTAATTGTAATATGGAATTAACATTAGATATTATTGGTGGTAAATGGAAACCGATACTAATCTTTCATATCGGAAATATTGGTACAGTACGCTATGGGGAATTAAAAAGATTAGTGCCAGGAATCAGTGAACGAGTGTTATCGAGAGAGTTGCGTGCATTAGAGAATCAAAATATTATTAACAGAAAAGTATATCAAGAAAAAATATTAAGAGTAGAATATTCTTTGACAAGTGTTGGCAATGAAGTGTTACCTGTTTTAAATGCCTTAACAAAATGGGGCGATAAATATAATAAAAAATATAAGTATGCAAAAATTATATGTGAGTAA